One Etheostoma cragini isolate CJK2018 chromosome 6, CSU_Ecrag_1.0, whole genome shotgun sequence DNA window includes the following coding sequences:
- the elp6 gene encoding elongator complex protein 6, translating to MYTELNSILNTTPDSFTQGEFVLLSDRKSDASFLIHHFLSLYLRARCKVWFLGLVQSFNHYSAISQRLGVSLVQAKEKGQLVFLEGLNESLSVLIPQETDTRSQAMGFLSDPAVGLKSLFEFVRSSVTSSGDGEVEADGPEEWGPPVLLVDDLSVLLSLGVSVGAMLDFSHYCRATICSQLQGNVVMLVRCDGEEEEEDDGDDEGSERLLKGLTHQCSLTLHVQGLPTGFCRDIHGQVEVCWRRRQGDGPYTQKKLFQYKVHDKGVSFFAPGTSSAVL from the exons atgtatACAGAGCTCAACAGTATCTTGAACACCACTCCCGACAGCTTCACACAG GGGGAATTCGTCTTGCTCTCAGACAGAAAGAGTGATGCTTCTTTCCTCATTCACCACTTCCTCTCGTTGTACCTACGAG caCGCTGCAAAGTGTGGTTTCTGGGTCTGGTGCAGTCCTTCAATCATTACAGTGCAATCAGTCAAAGACTG GGCGTCAGCCTAGTACAAGCCAAGGAAAAGGGTCAGCTGGTTTTCCTAGAGGGACTAAATGAGTCGCTGTCTGTTTTGATTCCTCAAGAAACTGACACAAGAAGTCAAGCCATGGGCTTCCTCAG TGATCCTGCTGTTGGCCTTAAGAGCCTGTTTGAGTTTGTCCGGTCCAGTGTCACTAGTTCTGGTGACGGGGAAGTGGAGGCAGATGGACCAGAGGAGTGGGGACCGCCGGTGTTGCTGGTGGATGACCTCAGCGTGCTGCTGAGTCTGGGGGTGAGCGTTGGAGCCATGCTGGACTTCAGCCACTACTGCCGAGCCACCATCTGCTCGCAGCTACAG GGCAATGTGGTGATGCTGGTACGCTGTGAcggggaagaagaagaggaggatgatggaGATGATGAAGGCTCAGAGAGACTTCTGAAGGGCCTGACCCACCAGTGTAGCCTCACTCTTCATGTTCAGGGTCTCCCCACTGGCTTCTGCAGGGACATTCATGGCCAG GTGGAAGTGTGTTGGAGGAGGAGACAAGGTGATGGGCCGTACACACAGAAGAAACTCTTTCAGTACAAGGTCCATGATAAAGGAGTCTCCTTCTTTGCTCCGGGGACGTCCAGCGCTGTTCTCTAG